The Aureispira anguillae genome contains a region encoding:
- a CDS encoding SH3 domain-containing protein translates to MGLENDYEEQEQGQGHVNQQTVEQNSTNQEQELTDISLETAEAIEMQNAADNSPDALAMTEWIAGVNTSEEANMTAMQSNELTAQTSLKSPLFKQHMRLRTLAMLPNDRFVKGSSGAGVFAIQQALKKLYPREDIGQYGVYGKETIALVKKFQGEEGLGTDGDFGQQTLLALDQYSFPRIAVTEEGSSIERVEGFDVKEEINRPAKISATANDLAIAEGRQTLEHQDRSEDKGIHHNQDVSGVRIYSGPTKNSKLKFTLNYDTDVTLVGEYAYESSWSLIQTADGKEGWINSDYVTQGISDRTAANLAQSDLTMIGKEHANLGDLVQDRYGSSFVQEQDARLIIQAVAFMNDGRAAIYYEEEEHNLSWWERLLLNSTEEEARSIYQNIGIRSGMNIILPNEALILQMKEAGVVSSGSIRDKFEGAIDFLKMYGGYNVGLLEGLWDGLVNTLKAVPDLLKMVWDLVKAAFQGELFSKLGEILSSIWEFIKNLPQTADNWWEEFKQKSPFEQGRTIGNGIGQIAFEVILAVFTGGAINALKATGVGAKIVAATSKINNTIGRFGDDLAVVSQRMLNDVGDVVLPKQVVTPDGQVLNIKRNDLLDHDGPQNMRMDGDRDGGGRTLNEDNIEVGPLLSAAKSKLTERINNAKGFTLRHTDEELSAIIEQGKALNLSNTEIDDLLFISCRDAKPLSSSELIQQMDNWVNVVQKRGYPYKFTSLEEFKQFSNDLKKGLSDIGVSNGDVRIQGSSLRTPKAGDVDLVVFINNSNFNDYLVKAFDGKVKTKSGEAINLANINADELFELARDIRNNTSGYNSKARTFAHALLENKISSKTTKPEIILGLRDLRKQMAENYPHLNVEDISFMTKGGNLDLEPNIKL, encoded by the coding sequence ATGGGTTTAGAAAATGATTATGAAGAACAAGAGCAGGGGCAAGGGCATGTAAATCAGCAAACAGTAGAACAAAATAGCACCAATCAAGAGCAAGAATTGACGGATATTAGTCTAGAAACAGCAGAAGCAATCGAAATGCAAAATGCAGCAGATAATAGCCCTGATGCACTTGCTATGACAGAATGGATCGCAGGAGTCAATACAAGTGAAGAAGCAAATATGACCGCTATGCAGTCTAATGAGCTTACTGCTCAAACTAGCTTAAAGTCGCCTTTGTTTAAGCAGCATATGCGCTTAAGAACGTTGGCTATGTTGCCCAATGATCGCTTTGTTAAGGGATCTAGTGGCGCAGGTGTTTTTGCGATACAGCAGGCGTTGAAAAAACTATATCCTAGGGAAGATATTGGGCAGTATGGAGTTTATGGAAAAGAAACAATTGCATTGGTAAAGAAATTTCAAGGAGAAGAAGGACTTGGGACAGATGGAGATTTTGGACAACAAACGTTATTGGCTTTAGATCAATATAGTTTTCCTAGAATTGCAGTGACAGAAGAAGGGAGTAGTATAGAGCGGGTAGAAGGCTTTGATGTAAAAGAAGAAATCAATAGACCTGCAAAAATATCAGCTACAGCCAATGATTTGGCAATTGCAGAAGGTAGGCAAACACTAGAACATCAGGATAGGAGTGAAGATAAAGGAATTCATCATAATCAAGATGTCAGCGGGGTGCGTATTTATTCAGGACCTACTAAGAACTCTAAGTTGAAGTTTACCTTAAACTATGATACTGATGTAACACTTGTTGGAGAATATGCTTATGAATCGAGTTGGTCACTAATCCAAACGGCAGATGGTAAGGAAGGATGGATCAATTCAGATTATGTTACCCAAGGAATATCAGATAGAACTGCGGCTAATTTAGCCCAATCGGATCTGACAATGATTGGTAAAGAGCATGCTAATTTAGGTGATTTGGTACAAGATCGATATGGCAGCAGTTTTGTTCAGGAACAAGATGCCCGTTTGATTATTCAGGCCGTTGCTTTTATGAATGATGGACGAGCAGCGATTTATTACGAAGAGGAAGAACATAACTTATCTTGGTGGGAAAGGTTGTTGCTTAATTCTACCGAAGAGGAAGCTCGAAGCATCTATCAAAACATAGGGATTCGTTCAGGAATGAATATTATACTGCCTAATGAAGCCTTAATTTTGCAAATGAAAGAGGCGGGTGTTGTGAGCTCAGGATCGATTCGAGATAAGTTTGAAGGAGCCATAGACTTCCTAAAAATGTATGGAGGTTATAATGTAGGCTTATTAGAGGGCTTATGGGATGGCTTAGTTAATACCTTAAAAGCGGTTCCCGATTTGTTAAAAATGGTTTGGGATCTTGTGAAAGCTGCTTTTCAAGGCGAATTGTTTAGCAAGTTAGGTGAAATCTTATCTTCCATTTGGGAATTTATTAAAAACTTACCTCAAACCGCTGATAATTGGTGGGAAGAGTTTAAACAAAAATCTCCCTTTGAGCAAGGAAGAACCATAGGAAATGGCATTGGACAAATTGCTTTTGAGGTTATTTTAGCGGTCTTTACAGGAGGAGCAATTAATGCCCTAAAAGCAACGGGAGTTGGAGCTAAAATTGTAGCAGCTACAAGTAAAATTAATAATACAATTGGACGTTTTGGCGATGATTTAGCAGTGGTTTCGCAGCGTATGCTAAATGACGTAGGAGATGTGGTATTGCCTAAGCAAGTTGTTACGCCAGATGGTCAAGTATTGAATATTAAACGGAATGATTTGTTGGATCATGATGGTCCTCAGAACATGAGAATGGACGGAGATAGAGATGGTGGTGGACGAACACTCAATGAAGATAATATAGAAGTGGGACCTTTATTGTCAGCGGCCAAATCTAAATTAACAGAACGAATCAACAACGCTAAAGGCTTTACACTGCGACATACAGATGAAGAATTAAGTGCCATTATCGAACAAGGAAAAGCATTAAATCTTTCCAATACGGAGATTGATGATTTGCTCTTTATCAGTTGTCGAGACGCAAAACCTCTTTCTTCCAGCGAATTAATCCAACAGATGGACAATTGGGTAAATGTGGTGCAGAAAAGAGGTTATCCTTACAAATTTACTAGTTTAGAAGAATTTAAGCAGTTCTCGAATGATCTCAAGAAAGGCTTAAGCGATATAGGGGTTTCCAATGGCGATGTTCGAATCCAAGGTTCTTCTTTGAGAACGCCTAAGGCAGGAGATGTGGATTTGGTAGTCTTTATAAATAATTCGAATTTTAATGATTATTTAGTAAAAGCTTTTGATGGAAAGGTAAAAACAAAGTCAGGGGAAGCAATTAATTTGGCTAATATAAATGCGGATGAGCTTTTTGAACTAGCAAGAGATATAAGAAATAATACTTCAGGGTATAATTCAAAGGCTCGTACTTTTGCACATGCCTTATTAGAGAATAAGATCAGCTCGAAAACAACAAAACCCGAAATTATACTAGGATTACGAGATTTAAGGAAACAAATGGCAGAGAATTATCCTCACTTAAATGTAGAAGATATTTCTTTTATGACCAAAGGAGGAAATTTAGATTTAGAACCTAATATAAAATTATAG
- a CDS encoding ligand-binding sensor domain-containing protein yields the protein MKKKKIAFHRVTALILIISTIGIPPSNGQVAQPSKIENNTPTTLNPSITTEIKDPLFFMEGQLCQHLRKIFQDSKGNLWFGTNVYDLMRYNGETLKYITKKEGFSGGRVTGIMEDKAGNLWFATGGGLNKYDGKSFTVFTEEHGLPNSEIWSLWIDSDGMIWIGHNEGLSRFDGNEFKNIAVPKPAVKEANVIYSPDRITGIIEDKEGNLWLGTDGFGICRYNGKTFTHFTTEKGLCDNTIYELMLDRKGNIWIGTFFGGVSKYDGKKFTNYTKDKIVNGVEVSGFFEDNNGDVWFGVENNGVYRYDGNSFSHYYKKEGLDALILSIYRDKENRFWFGGWGGLFRYDEGSFRPVTKDGPWE from the coding sequence ATGAAAAAAAAGAAAATAGCATTTCATAGAGTAACAGCATTGATTTTAATAATCTCAACGATTGGAATACCCCCGTCTAATGGGCAAGTAGCGCAGCCATCCAAAATCGAAAACAATACACCTACAACCTTAAACCCAAGTATAACAACCGAAATCAAAGATCCACTTTTTTTTATGGAAGGACAATTATGCCAACATTTGCGTAAAATCTTTCAAGACAGTAAAGGTAATCTTTGGTTTGGAACCAATGTATACGATTTAATGCGCTATAATGGAGAGACCTTAAAATACATTACAAAAAAGGAAGGATTTAGTGGTGGAAGAGTAACTGGAATTATGGAGGATAAGGCAGGTAATCTTTGGTTTGCAACAGGGGGCGGATTAAATAAATATGATGGAAAATCATTTACTGTTTTTACAGAAGAACATGGATTGCCCAATAGCGAGATTTGGAGCTTATGGATAGACTCAGATGGAATGATTTGGATAGGGCATAATGAAGGGCTAAGTCGTTTTGATGGAAATGAGTTTAAAAACATTGCTGTCCCTAAACCAGCAGTAAAAGAAGCCAATGTCATCTATTCTCCTGACCGAATAACGGGAATCATTGAAGATAAGGAAGGAAATCTATGGTTGGGGACGGATGGGTTTGGTATTTGCCGATACAATGGCAAAACCTTTACACACTTTACAACAGAAAAGGGGCTTTGTGATAATACGATTTATGAATTAATGCTAGACCGTAAAGGAAATATATGGATCGGTACTTTTTTTGGGGGCGTATCAAAATATGACGGCAAAAAATTTACCAATTACACCAAGGACAAAATAGTAAATGGTGTTGAAGTGAGTGGCTTTTTTGAGGATAATAATGGTGATGTTTGGTTCGGTGTAGAAAATAATGGCGTTTATAGATATGATGGAAATTCTTTTAGCCATTATTATAAAAAAGAAGGATTGGATGCCTTAATTTTGAGTATTTATAGAGACAAGGAAAACCGATTTTGGTTTGGAGGATGGGGAGGGTTATTTCGTTATGATGAAGGCTCTTTTAGACCTGTGACAAAAGACGGACCTTGGGAATGA
- a CDS encoding methyltransferase family protein, producing MKGTAYLLQASLIMLWWIGLSLDSTFYNAFQFPGIGSNAFNSFFAPDILVVTFLSIVRAYKHVRELEFVILGGFAFGTFYCINATILTHGGYLPTTLMILGLFYNLFLIFQENIFRESQSKSFVMNGLKTLVQIICIWFITLFFFPWLLLQAFAPNTPFLLEPYFAIGSLLFALFSILGLTSAYIMVKNGKGTPLPIDQTTKLVLTGPYRYVRNPMAIAGVGQGIAVGIIFTSMPICIYALVGALLWQLVVRPIEEKDLLKRFGEEYEHYQQNIPCWIPRFKNNTTT from the coding sequence TTGAAAGGAACAGCTTACCTATTACAAGCCAGTTTGATCATGCTTTGGTGGATCGGTTTATCATTGGATTCCACCTTTTACAACGCATTTCAGTTTCCTGGAATTGGTTCCAATGCCTTTAATTCATTCTTTGCCCCTGATATACTTGTTGTGACCTTTCTTTCGATTGTTCGAGCTTATAAGCATGTAAGAGAATTAGAGTTTGTAATTCTTGGAGGGTTTGCATTTGGCACATTCTATTGCATTAATGCTACTATACTCACTCATGGAGGATACTTGCCAACAACGCTAATGATTTTGGGACTATTTTATAATCTGTTTCTAATTTTTCAAGAAAACATTTTTCGAGAATCTCAGTCAAAAAGTTTTGTTATGAATGGTTTAAAAACACTTGTTCAAATCATTTGTATCTGGTTTATTACGCTCTTTTTCTTTCCATGGCTTCTGCTCCAAGCTTTTGCCCCCAACACCCCTTTCCTACTAGAACCTTATTTTGCTATAGGCTCCCTACTTTTTGCTCTATTTAGTATTTTGGGGCTTACAAGTGCCTACATCATGGTAAAAAATGGCAAAGGCACTCCACTCCCAATTGATCAGACAACAAAATTGGTTTTAACGGGCCCTTATCGATACGTTCGAAACCCCATGGCAATTGCTGGAGTAGGTCAAGGAATTGCTGTAGGTATTATCTTCACTTCCATGCCAATTTGTATCTATGCTTTAGTTGGAGCCCTTCTTTGGCAATTGGTTGTTCGACCAATAGAAGAGAAAGATTTACTAAAACGATTTGGGGAAGAATATGAGCATTATCAACAAAATATCCCTTGTTGGATTCCCCGATTTAAGAATAATACAACAACATAA
- a CDS encoding OmpA family protein produces MLIIILLILSMSFCWGQQDNLVPNPSFEQTRSNPSGYTSTNKSFAVAVPYWVSPSHASPDLITPKFQISIFDQRVPYGKSSNNMAALKISKDKIIYAEYVMAKLKEPIKKGRSYKAEFWYMHLAYRLSANTVTPSYVNANFGMAFCQGQHFLTTKFLAAKPQINDSDTARTEPFVWKKITGTFQADKDYTHICIGQFEPASEHVLHGYIAIDEVYVSEIKPLKLEAGKALILENITFKSGTAILEKGAFGALLELSSLLIKDTNIKLSINGHTDDVGAADANQVLSLNRAKAVYDFLIEQGISKKRLKFKGLGETEPIATNKSKEGQQKNRRVEFLVE; encoded by the coding sequence ATGTTAATTATTATTCTTCTTATCCTTTCTATGTCCTTTTGTTGGGGGCAGCAAGATAACTTGGTTCCCAATCCCAGTTTTGAGCAAACCCGCTCTAATCCATCAGGATACACCTCTACCAATAAGTCGTTTGCTGTCGCTGTTCCTTATTGGGTTTCGCCAAGCCACGCATCACCCGACCTCATTACACCAAAATTCCAAATTTCAATTTTTGACCAAAGAGTTCCTTATGGAAAGTCCAGTAATAATATGGCCGCATTAAAAATCAGCAAAGATAAAATAATCTATGCGGAATATGTCATGGCTAAACTTAAGGAACCCATTAAGAAAGGACGAAGTTACAAAGCTGAATTTTGGTATATGCACTTGGCTTATAGGCTGAGCGCAAATACCGTAACCCCTTCTTATGTTAACGCTAACTTTGGGATGGCTTTTTGTCAAGGGCAACATTTCTTAACCACTAAATTTTTGGCAGCAAAACCGCAGATAAACGATTCAGATACCGCCCGTACAGAACCCTTTGTTTGGAAAAAAATAACAGGGACATTTCAGGCTGATAAAGATTATACCCACATTTGTATTGGTCAATTTGAACCCGCATCAGAACATGTTTTACATGGTTATATAGCTATTGATGAAGTTTATGTATCAGAAATTAAGCCCCTAAAATTGGAAGCAGGCAAAGCCTTAATCTTAGAAAATATTACCTTCAAAAGTGGAACAGCTATTCTTGAAAAAGGAGCTTTTGGCGCTTTACTAGAATTGTCTAGCCTTTTGATAAAAGATACAAATATAAAACTCTCTATCAATGGTCATACAGATGATGTAGGAGCAGCAGATGCCAATCAAGTTCTTTCTTTAAATAGAGCCAAGGCGGTTTATGATTTTCTTATTGAGCAAGGTATTTCAAAAAAGCGGCTTAAATTCAAGGGACTTGGCGAAACTGAACCAATTGCTACCAACAAAAGTAAGGAAGGGCAACAAAAAAATCGTCGGGTGGAGTTTTTGGTTGAGTAA
- a CDS encoding class I SAM-dependent DNA methyltransferase encodes MLKPYEYNKQFAYDSGWDKYALSYSKLLRPDTIYSLTKDLAHDIVKHYIPEGKNKKVLDLNCGTGNDFPFFLSEGYKIVGTDGSGGMLNKACESYQKAYKKGNIRLYQSMMEDLGKATFKENQFDLIYSITGGYSYIDDDSFLKVNQILSNYLKKGGYLITAHLTPFCLGEFLYRIKSRQFGASLLRLKKTLTVPIKGERYRMYLRSNRKLKKLRTKELEFCSAHPILTTTAPYQTGYAPNVKKLKRRREVEFGRLFKPVYNTIADQILIVEQKK; translated from the coding sequence ATGCTTAAACCTTATGAATACAACAAACAGTTTGCTTACGATTCAGGATGGGATAAATACGCCCTAAGTTATTCTAAATTGTTAAGACCTGATACGATTTATTCGCTTACTAAAGATTTAGCACATGATATTGTGAAACATTATATACCAGAAGGCAAAAACAAAAAAGTTCTAGACCTCAATTGTGGAACGGGGAATGATTTTCCCTTTTTTTTGTCAGAGGGCTATAAAATAGTGGGCACAGATGGATCGGGAGGCATGTTAAACAAAGCTTGTGAAAGTTATCAAAAAGCATATAAAAAAGGAAATATTAGGCTTTATCAATCAATGATGGAAGATTTAGGAAAAGCAACTTTTAAAGAAAATCAATTTGATTTAATTTATTCAATTACTGGTGGCTATTCTTATATTGACGATGATTCATTCTTAAAAGTCAATCAAATATTATCAAACTATTTAAAAAAGGGTGGGTATCTAATTACGGCCCATCTAACACCATTTTGTCTTGGAGAATTTCTTTATCGTATAAAAAGTAGACAATTTGGAGCAAGCTTACTAAGACTAAAAAAAACACTTACAGTACCTATAAAGGGAGAACGATATAGGATGTATTTAAGGTCGAATCGCAAATTGAAAAAATTGAGAACAAAGGAATTAGAGTTTTGTTCAGCGCATCCAATTTTGACAACAACAGCACCTTATCAGACTGGCTATGCACCCAATGTTAAAAAACTTAAAAGACGAAGAGAGGTTGAATTTGGAAGATTGTTTAAGCCTGTGTACAACACTATTGCAGATCAAATATTGATTGTTGAGCAAAAAAAATAA
- a CDS encoding putative periplasmic lipoprotein, translating to MEKKLALKQQLVMLLVSMLVLSACGGRNEDNLSKEDQQFIHRIVPLEKGERIELFETNGGLKGFKTAGNFITNQRLVHYWIDGRNDEINAIEYDQIDSLRAVDKTKVSRDASYLQVYGSNQNNFKIYIDADSARTWVFFNKAMENWKEKR from the coding sequence ATGGAAAAAAAATTAGCCTTAAAGCAACAACTAGTTATGTTATTGGTAAGTATGCTTGTTTTGAGCGCATGCGGAGGTCGTAATGAAGACAATTTATCGAAAGAAGACCAGCAATTTATTCATCGTATCGTTCCATTAGAAAAAGGAGAAAGAATAGAGCTGTTCGAAACCAATGGTGGTCTTAAGGGATTTAAAACGGCTGGAAATTTTATTACCAATCAACGACTCGTTCATTACTGGATTGATGGCAGAAACGATGAAATTAATGCTATAGAATACGACCAAATAGATTCCTTAAGGGCAGTGGATAAAACGAAGGTATCAAGGGATGCATCTTATCTTCAAGTCTATGGTTCTAATCAAAATAATTTCAAGATTTATATAGATGCTGATAGTGCTCGAACTTGGGTGTTTTTTAATAAAGCAATGGAAAACTGGAAAGAGAAACGTTAA
- a CDS encoding AraC family transcriptional regulator, producing the protein MLSQSPYFFRLVPVLDYIQDHYNRAILPQELEKISFYSYRNLQRIFKAIWGETIGAYQKRLRLENAAKLMHYSSKSLTDIAIEVGYADLQAFRKAFKNQYGIAPSQQRPKLMATLTQLKQTIEFPSAAIQQLNTLKVTLPAIHVVFRSYQGAYNNAQLEKEWEMLWEQNKNLNTTDEYGLVFDDIDITSPNICRYDACLAYNSQQDSANSPTKTIGGKNYLRFLHLGSYDTIEQTYAVIFGGWLLQNDYNFSTGPIIEHYYYNQHHTDQEEAFKTHIYIPF; encoded by the coding sequence ATGCTTAGTCAATCGCCTTATTTTTTTCGCTTAGTTCCTGTTTTGGATTATATTCAAGACCATTACAACAGAGCTATTTTACCTCAAGAGTTAGAGAAAATTTCTTTTTATTCTTATCGCAACTTGCAGCGAATTTTTAAAGCTATTTGGGGCGAAACGATTGGAGCATATCAAAAAAGGCTGCGCTTAGAAAATGCTGCTAAATTGATGCATTATTCAAGCAAGAGCCTCACAGATATCGCTATTGAAGTAGGATATGCTGATTTGCAAGCTTTCCGAAAAGCATTCAAAAATCAATATGGTATTGCCCCTAGTCAACAGCGCCCAAAATTGATGGCAACGCTTACCCAACTGAAGCAAACCATTGAATTCCCAAGCGCCGCTATTCAACAACTCAATACACTTAAAGTTACACTGCCTGCTATTCATGTAGTTTTTCGGAGCTACCAAGGTGCTTATAACAATGCTCAATTGGAAAAAGAATGGGAAATGCTTTGGGAGCAGAACAAAAACTTGAATACAACCGATGAATATGGTTTAGTCTTTGACGATATTGACATTACCTCCCCCAATATCTGTCGATATGATGCTTGCTTGGCCTACAACTCCCAACAAGACAGCGCCAATAGTCCTACAAAAACAATAGGAGGCAAAAACTACTTGCGCTTCCTACATCTAGGAAGTTATGACACAATAGAACAGACCTATGCCGTCATTTTTGGAGGTTGGTTGTTGCAAAACGACTACAATTTTTCGACAGGTCCAATTATTGAACATTATTATTACAACCAACATCATACGGATCAAGAAGAAGCCTTTAAAACGCATATTTATATTCCTTTTTAA
- a CDS encoding agmatine deiminase family protein: MSLSLVLLLSLISIASCQKPTTPYTNTIDDSKMLLVIAVPSIHNSYYADVYDAIIAFDIQYAKSVMGKDNIVVLGDAPSINYLKQHLPKDILLEQTLEDIWLRDCSTVMPYQPTQFRYAAAAQGSQVDADFVQAKFNTFAHRYGLQFSTVPYILDGGNFVDNYNGKAIVSDRFLTDNNLTYTAAKTVLKNSLGLDQIAIIPNDDPNGLAHADGQVMFIDNNTIALTAYNDPHFEGDIRAELLQSFPGIKLITIPTKVDTTIWDPNFSSSCGIHINSTVTQQYLYLPTFGTDTDQQALQLVQDNTTKIVVPVDASAVCQMGGSLRCLSWQVVGDNAKKIIEAARK; encoded by the coding sequence ATGAGCCTATCCTTAGTCCTATTATTGAGTTTAATTTCAATTGCCAGTTGTCAAAAGCCAACAACGCCCTACACCAATACCATTGATGACTCCAAAATGTTATTAGTCATCGCAGTTCCTTCTATTCATAATTCGTATTATGCCGATGTTTATGATGCAATTATTGCCTTTGATATCCAATATGCCAAAAGTGTTATGGGGAAAGATAATATTGTGGTTTTAGGAGATGCCCCAAGTATCAACTACCTAAAACAACATCTTCCTAAAGACATCTTATTGGAACAAACGCTTGAAGATATCTGGTTGCGAGATTGTTCAACTGTAATGCCCTATCAACCTACGCAATTTAGGTATGCTGCTGCTGCTCAAGGTAGTCAAGTAGATGCCGATTTTGTACAAGCAAAATTTAATACCTTTGCTCATCGTTATGGGCTCCAATTTTCAACGGTTCCCTATATTTTAGATGGAGGCAACTTTGTTGATAACTATAATGGAAAAGCAATTGTTTCGGATCGTTTTTTAACAGACAATAACCTAACTTATACCGCTGCTAAAACTGTACTAAAAAATAGTTTAGGGCTAGATCAAATCGCAATTATCCCTAATGACGATCCCAATGGTTTAGCGCATGCTGATGGTCAAGTTATGTTTATAGACAACAATACGATTGCGCTAACAGCCTATAATGACCCACATTTTGAAGGTGACATTCGTGCAGAACTACTCCAATCTTTTCCTGGGATTAAGCTTATAACGATCCCAACAAAAGTTGATACGACCATTTGGGATCCCAATTTTAGTTCTTCTTGCGGTATCCATATTAATAGTACGGTAACTCAACAGTATCTTTATTTGCCCACCTTCGGAACGGATACGGATCAACAAGCCTTGCAGCTAGTTCAGGATAATACTACTAAAATCGTTGTTCCTGTTGATGCGAGTGCCGTTTGCCAAATGGGTGGTAGCTTGCGCTGTTTATCTTGGCAAGTAGTTGGTGATAATGCAAAAAAAATCATTGAAGCAGCTCGCAAATAA
- a CDS encoding tetratricopeptide repeat protein, whose translation MLLFLYQNFTITSFQKAYKNAQKKEYEKAIRHYTQALKYTPASAYNNRGVCKAALGRYQEAIEDYTQAIERNLSYADAYNNRGAAKMKLKQFDEAIEDYKKVLTLNPKHATAHFNIGVHKAKESAHQEAISHFNQAILLNKKYANAYHYRALTKAALGNKDAALLDYKKAIKLDKTNPDVYNNRGVLWLQLGNRKKAKKDFSKAIYYDSNHPQATSNKQLLHTSASSPINVPNLNIIPKQE comes from the coding sequence GTGCTGCTTTTTTTATATCAAAATTTCACCATTACTTCTTTTCAAAAGGCCTATAAAAATGCCCAAAAGAAAGAATACGAAAAAGCAATACGCCATTATACCCAAGCACTAAAATATACCCCTGCTTCTGCCTATAATAACCGAGGAGTTTGCAAAGCAGCCTTAGGGCGCTATCAAGAAGCCATTGAAGATTATACCCAAGCCATCGAACGGAATTTAAGTTATGCCGATGCGTATAACAATCGTGGAGCTGCCAAAATGAAGTTAAAACAGTTTGATGAAGCAATAGAGGATTATAAAAAGGTACTAACACTTAACCCCAAACATGCCACCGCTCATTTTAATATTGGAGTCCATAAGGCAAAAGAAAGTGCCCATCAAGAAGCCATTTCTCATTTTAATCAAGCAATTCTACTTAACAAAAAATATGCAAATGCTTATCATTATAGAGCATTAACTAAGGCTGCTTTGGGCAATAAGGATGCAGCTTTATTAGATTACAAGAAAGCGATCAAATTGGATAAGACCAATCCCGATGTTTATAATAATCGTGGTGTATTGTGGCTTCAATTGGGCAATAGAAAAAAAGCAAAAAAAGATTTTTCTAAAGCCATTTATTACGATTCCAATCACCCGCAGGCTACTTCTAATAAACAGCTGCTCCACACTTCGGCATCCTCTCCCATAAATGTCCCCAACCTAAATATTATTCCTAAACAGGAATAA
- a CDS encoding O-acetyl-ADP-ribose deacetylase: MKIEIIRGDITSLDVDVIVNAANTSLLGGGGVDGAIHRAGGKAILDDCIKIRNRQGGCKVGEAVITTGGNLNAKYVIHTVGPRWNNNQSDEPLFLAKCYNSALFLAESKQLSSIAFPNISTGIYRFPKARAAQIAVETIQAYDFQYIKRVIFVCYDNENYLLYKRLLNKN, encoded by the coding sequence ATGAAAATAGAAATCATAAGAGGCGATATTACAAGCTTAGATGTTGATGTTATTGTTAATGCTGCTAATACTTCTTTATTAGGAGGAGGAGGTGTAGATGGGGCAATACATAGAGCTGGGGGAAAAGCTATTTTAGATGACTGTATAAAAATTAGGAACCGCCAAGGTGGTTGTAAGGTTGGCGAAGCTGTTATAACAACAGGAGGAAATTTAAACGCAAAATACGTCATTCATACCGTAGGTCCTAGATGGAACAATAATCAGTCTGATGAGCCTCTATTCTTAGCAAAATGTTATAACAGTGCGCTTTTTTTAGCAGAAAGTAAGCAACTATCTAGCATTGCCTTTCCTAATATAAGTACGGGGATTTATCGTTTTCCCAAGGCTAGAGCTGCCCAAATTGCAGTAGAAACGATTCAAGCCTATGATTTTCAATACATAAAACGAGTCATTTTTGTTTGTTATGATAATGAAAACTATCTTTTATACAAACGCCTACTCAATAAAAACTAA